The Equus asinus isolate D_3611 breed Donkey chromosome 22, EquAss-T2T_v2, whole genome shotgun sequence genome has a segment encoding these proteins:
- the ART4 gene encoding ecto-ADP-ribosyltransferase 4 produces the protein MKLQERRSTFNTSKGCPLTNRCRRILLPTSAAPAMGIWLLRGQLLLLLLSGLQRPTGSSEVAIKIDFDLAPGSFDDQYQGCSQEVMEALNQGDYFTKELKASRNYFNVWQKAHLTLLNQEKALPKNMNITQAVAVLLYSSNDNVRSDFARAMASAAMSPEQYEHSFRFKYLHYYLTTAIQLLREDIVRKNDSLCYEVHHEVKNVSWKAYTGAIIRFGQFLSTSLLREEAQKFGNETLFTIFTCLGAPLQDFSLKKVLVPPYELFKVVNMSYHPRGNWLQLRSTGNQSTYNCQLLKDSSIKCIPAPVVIASLSFLTSIFISSKYRA, from the exons ATGAAGCTGCAAGAGCGAAGAAGTACTTTTAACACAAGCAAAGGCTGTCCATTGACCAACAGATGCAGGAGGATTCTTCTCCCAACTTCTGCGGCCCCTGCCATGGGAATCTGGCTCCTTAGAGGGCAGCTTCTCCTGCTGCTGTTGTCTGGCCTGCAGAGACCCACGGGGAGTTCTGAG GTTGCAATTAAAATCGACTTTGATTTGGCACCAGGTTCCTTTGATGATCAGTACCAAGGCTGCAGCCAAGAGGTCATGGAGGCACTAAATCAAGGAGATTATTTCACAAAAGAACTAAAAGCCAGTAGGAATTATTTCAATGTCTGGCAGAAAGCCCACTTAACCTTGCTGAATCAAGAAAAAGCTCTCCCCAAGAACATGAATATCACACAGGCTGTGGCTGTTTTGCTTTATTCATCAAACGACAACGTTCGCTCGGACTTTGCTAGAGCCATGGCCAGTGCTGCTATGTCTCCAGAGCAGTATGAACATTCATTCCGTTTCAAATATCTACACTACTACCTGACCACTGCAATCCAGTTGCTGAGGGAAGACATTGTCAGGAAGAATGACTCTCTGTGTTATGAGGTGCATCATGAGGTGAAGAATGTCTCCTGGAAAGCCTACACAGGCGCCATTATTCGATTTGGCCAATTCCTCTCCACCTCCCTTCTAAGAGAAGAGGCACAGAAGTTTGGGAACGAAACTCTGTTTACCATATTTACCTGCCTGGGTGCACCTCTACAAGACTTCTCTCTCAAGAAGGTCCTGGTCCCTCCCTATGAGTTGTTTAAAGTTGTAAATATGAGCTACCACCCAAGAGGAAATTGGTTGCAGTTGCGATCAACTGGGAACCAGAGCACATATAACTGTCAGCTACTAAAAG atTCCAGCATAAAGTGCATCCCCGCTCCTGTAGTTattgcttctctctcctttttgacAAGCATCTTCATCTCTTCCaaatacagagcataa